One region of Mus musculus strain C57BL/6J chromosome 3, GRCm38.p6 C57BL/6J genomic DNA includes:
- the Adgrl2 gene encoding adhesion G protein-coupled receptor L2 isoform X14: MVSSGCRMRSLWFIIIISFSPSTEGFSRAALPFGLVRRELSCEGYSIDLRCPGSDVIMIESANYGRTDDKICDADPFQMENTDCYLPDAFKIMTQRCNNRTQCIVVTGSDVFPDPCPGTYKYLEVQYECVPYMEQKVFVCPGTLKAIVDSPCIYEAEQKSGAWCKDPLQAADKIYFMPWTPYRTDTLIEYASLEDFQNSRQTTTYKLPNRVDGTGFVVYDGAVFFNKERTRNIVKFDLRTRIKSGEAIINYANYHDTSPYRWGGKTDIDLAVDENGLWVIYATEQNNGMIVISQLNPYTLRFEATWETAYDKRAASNAFMICGVLYVVRSVYQDNESEAGKNTIDYIYNTRLSRGEYVDVPFPNQYQYIAAVDYNPRDNQLYVWNNNFILRYSLEFGPPDPAQVPTTAVTITSSAELFKTTISTTSSASQRGPVSSTAAGPQDGSRGTKPPPAVSTTKIPPVTNIFPLPERFCEALDWKGIKWPQTQRGMMVERPCPKGTRGTASYLCMASTGTWNPKGPDLSNCTSHWVNQLAQKIRSGENAASLANELAKHTKGHVFAGDVSSSVRLMEQLVDILDAQLQELKPSEKDSAGRSYNKLQKREKTCRAYLKAIVDTVDNLLRAEALESWKHMNSSEQAHTATMLLDTLEEGAFVLADNLLEPTRVSMPTENIVLEVAVLSTEGQVQDFKFPLGLKGLGSSIQLSANTVKQNSRNGLAKLVFIIYRSLGQFLSTENATIKLGADLMGRNSTIAVNSPVISVSINKESSRVYLTDPVLFTLPHIDPDNYFNANCSFWNYSERTMMGYWSTQGCKLVDTNKTRTTCACSHLTNFAILMAHREIAYKDGVHHLLLTVITWVGIVVSLVCLAICIFTFCFFRGLQSDRNTIHKNLCINLFIAEFIFLIGIDKTKYTIACPVFAGLLHFFFLAAFSWMCLEGVQLYLMLVEVFESEYSRKKYYYVAGYLFPATVVGVSAAIDYKSYGTVQACWLHVDNYFIWSFIGPVTFIILLNIIFLVITLCKMVKHSNTLKPDSSRLENIKSWVLGAFALLCLLGLTWSFGLLFVNEETVVMAYLFTAFNAFQGLFIFIFHCALQKKVRKEYGKCFRHWYCCGGLPTESPHSSVKASTTRTSARYSSGTQSRIRRMWNDTVRKQSESSFISGMTGNYLLTNPLLRPHGTNNPYNTLLAETVVCNAPSAPAFNSPATYRETRHSLNNARDTSAMDTLPLNGNFNNSYSLRKADYHDGVQVVDCGLSLNDTAFEKMIISELVHNNLRGGNKTHNLELKLPVKPVIGGSSSEDDAIVADASSLMHGDNPGLEFRHKELEAPLIPQRTHSLLYQPQKKVKPEATDSYVSQLTAEADDHLQSPNRDSLYTSMPNLRDSPYPESSPDMAEDLSPSRRSENEDIYYKSMPNLGAGRHLHMCYQISRGNSDGYIIPINKEGCIPEGDVREGQMQLVTSL, from the exons TGGAGCAAAAAG TCTTTGTGTGTCCTGGAACCTTGAAAGCAATTGTGGACTCACCATGTATATATGAAGCTGAGCAGAAGTCAGGGGCTTGGTGCAAGGACCCCCTTCAGGCTGcagataaaatttattttatgcccTGGACTCCCTACCGCACCGATACGTTAATAGAATATGCCTCTTTAGAAGATTTTCAAAACAGCCGCCAGACAACAACATACAAACTTCCAAACCGAGTAGACGGTACTGGATTTGTGGTGTATGATGGAGCCGTCTTCTTTAACAAGGAAAGAACCAGAAACATTGTTAAGTTTGACTTGAGGACTAGAATCAAGAGCGGCGAGGCTATCATCAACTATGCCAACTACCACGATACGTCACCCTACAGATGGGGTGGGAAGACAGACATTGACCTCGCAGTGGATGAGAACGGCTTATGGGTCATTTATGCCACGGAGCAGAACAATGGAATGATCGTGATCAGCCAGCTCAACCCTTACACTCTTCGATTCGAGGCAACCTGGGAGACAGCGTATGACAAGCGTGCGGCGTCCAATGCTTTCATGATATGTGGGGTTCTCTATGTGGTCAGGTCAGTGTACCAAGACAATGAAAGCGAAGCAGGCAAGAACACCATTGACTACATCTACAACACGCGACTAAGCCGGGGCGAGTACGTGGACGTTCCTTTTCCCAACCAGTACCAGTATATTGCTGCAGTGGATTATAATCCAAGAGACAACCAACTCTACGTATGGAACAATAACTTCATTTTACGGTATTCCCTGGAGTTTGGTCCTCCTGACCCTGCCCAAG TGCCTACCACAGCTGTGACAATAACTTCTTCAGCTGAGCTGTTCAAAACCACAATATCCACCACGAGCAGTGCCTCCCAGCGAGGCCCCGTGAGCAGCACTGCAGCTGGTCCTCAGGACGGAAGCAGAGGGACAAAGCCACCTCCAGCCGTCTCTACAACCAAAATTCCTCCTGTAACAAATATTTTTCCCCTGCCAGAGAGATTCTGCGAAGCGTTAGACTGGAAGGGGATAAAGTGGCCTCAGACACAAAGGGGGATGATGGTTGAGCGACCCTGTCCCAAGGGAACAAGAG GGACGGCCTCGTATCTGTGCATGGCTTCCACGGGAACATGGAACCCGAAGGGCCCTGATCTTAGCAACTGCACGTCTCACTGGGTGAACCAGCTGGCCCAGAAG ATCAGAAGTGGAGAGAATGCTGCGAGCCTGGCCAATGAACTAGCTAAGCACACCAAGGGGCATGTGTTTGCAGGGGACGTGAGCTCCTCTGTGAGGCTGATGGAACAGTTGGTGGACATCCTGGATGCTCAGCTGCAGGAGCTGAAGCCGAGTGAGAAGGATTCGGCTGGGAGGAGCTATAACAAG CTCCAAAAACGAGAGAAGACATGCAGGGCTTACCTTAAG GCAATTGTGGACACGGTAGACAACCTTCTGAGAGCTGAGGCTTTGGAATCCTGGAAACACATGAATTCTTCAGAGCAGGCGCACACAGCCACAATGTTGTTGGATACCTTGGAAGAAGGAGCATTCGTCCTAGCAGACAACCTTTTGGAACCAACCAGGGTCTCCATGCCAACAGAAAATATTG TTTTAGAAGTTGCTGTCCTCAGCACGGAAGGGCAGGTCCAAGACTTTAAATTCCCTCTGGGCTTAAAGGGGTTGGGCAGCTCCATCCAGCTCTCTGCCAACACGGTCAAACAGAACAGCAGGAATG ggcTGGCCAAGCTGGTATTCATCATTTACCGGAGCCTGGGAcaattcctaagcactgagaACGCAACCATAAAGCTGGGTGCAGACCTCATGGGTCGGAACAGCACCATTGCGGTGAACTCTCCCGTCATCTCCGTCTCCATCAATAAGGAGTCCAGCCGCGTGTACCTGACAGATCCCGTGCTTTTCACACTGCCACACATTGAT CCTGACAATTATTTCAATGCAAACTGCTCCTTCTGGAACTACTCAGAGAGAACCATGATGGGATATTGGTCTACCCAGGGCTGCAAGCTGGTTGACACTAATAAAACTCGCACAACGTGCGCTTGCAGCCACCTAACCAATTTTGCTATTCTCATGGCCCACAGGGAAATTGCG TATAAAGATGGAGTGCACCACCTGTTGCTGACAGTCATCACCTGGGTGGGCATCGTTGTCTCCCTCGTCTGCCTGGCTATCTGCATCTTCACCTTCTGTTTCTTCCGAGGGCTACAAAGTGACCGCAATACTATCCACAAGAACCTTTGTATCAACCTTTTCATTgctgaatttatttttctcatcggCATCGATAAGACAAAATACACG ATTGCATGCCCCGTGTTCGCAGGGCTTCTTCACTTTTTCTTCCTGGCTGCTTTTTCCTGGATGTGCCTGGAAGGTGTGCAGCTCTACCTAATGTTGGTTGAGGTTTTCGAGAGCGAatattcaaggaagaaatattacTATGTCGCTGGGTACCTGTTCCCGGCCACAGTGGTCGGCGTCTCAGCAGCCATTGACTACAAGAGTTACGGGACAGTCCAGGC TTGCTGGCTTCACGTTGATAACTATTTCATATGGAGTTTCATCGGGCCTGTTACTTTCATTATTCTG CTAAATATTATTTTCCTGGTGATCACGCTGTGCAAAATGGTGAAACATTCAAACACTCTGAAACCAGATTCTAGCAGGTTGGAAAACATTAA GTCTTGGGTACTTGGCGCGTTCGCCCTGCTGTGTCTCCTGGGCCTCACCTGGTCCTTTGGGTTGCTTTTTGTTAACGAGGAGACTGTTGTCATGGCGTATCTCTTCACCGCCTTTAATGCTTTCCAGGGACTCTTCATTTTCATCTTCCACTGTGCTCTTCAAAAGAAA GTACGAAAAGAGTATGGCAAGTGCTTCAGACACTGGTACTGCTGTGGCGGCCTCCCGACCGAGAGCCCGCACAGCTCTGTGAAGGCATCCACCACCCGCACCAGTGCTCGGTACTCCTCTGGCACACAG AGCCGTATAAGAAGGATGTGGAATGACACCGTGAGGAAGCAGTCTGAATCGTCTTTTATCTCAG GGATGACTGGCAATTACCTACTAACAAACCCTCTTCTCCGGCCCCACGGCACTAACAACCCCTATAACACCCTGCTCGCTGAAACAGTTGTATGCAatgccccttcagctcctgcgtTTAACTCGCCAG CAACCTACAGAGAGACAA GACATTCACTGAACAATGCCCGGGACACAAGTGCCATGGATACTCTACCGCTAAATGGTAACTTCAACAACAGCTATTCCCTGCGCAAGGCGGACTACCACGACGGCGTGCAGGTCGTGGACTGTGGACTAAGTCTGAACGACACCGCGTTTGAGAAAATGATCATTTCAGAGTTAGTGCACAACAACCTCCGGGGCGGCAACAAAACCCACAACTTGGAGCTCAAGCTCCCGGTTAAACCGGTGATTGGCGGCAGCAGCAGTGAAGATGACGCGATTGTGGCTGACGCCTCATCTTTGATGCATGGTGACAACCCAGGGCTGGAGTTCCGCCACAAAGAGCTGGAGGCGCCGCTCATCCCCCAGCGGACTCACTCGCTTCTGTACCAACCCCAGAAAAAAGTGAAGCCGGAGGCAACAGACAGCTACGTCTCCCAGCTGACGGCCGAGGCCGACGACCACCTCCAGTCCCCCAACAGAGACTCTCTGTACACGAGCATGCCCAACCTAAGAGACTCTCCCTACCCGGAGAGCAGCCCAGACATGGCAGAGGACCTGTCTCCCTCCAGGAGGAGTGAGAACGAGGACATTTACTATAAAAGTATGCCCAACCTTGGAGCTGGCCGCCATCTCCACATGTGCTACCAGATCAGCAGGGGCAATAGCGATGGTTACATCATCCCCATTAACAAAGAAGGGTGCATCCCTGAGGGGGACGTCCGGGAAGGACAGATGCAGCTGGTGACAAGTCTTTAA
- the Adgrl2 gene encoding adhesion G protein-coupled receptor L2 isoform X16 — protein MVSSGCRMRSLWFIIIISFSPSTEGFSRAALPFGLVRRELSCEGYSIDLRCPGSDVIMIESANYGRTDDKICDADPFQMENTDCYLPDAFKIMTQRCNNRTQCIVVTGSDVFPDPCPGTYKYLEVQYECVPYMEQKVFVCPGTLKAIVDSPCIYEAEQKSGAWCKDPLQAADKIYFMPWTPYRTDTLIEYASLEDFQNSRQTTTYKLPNRVDGTGFVVYDGAVFFNKERTRNIVKFDLRTRIKSGEAIINYANYHDTSPYRWGGKTDIDLAVDENGLWVIYATEQNNGMIVISQLNPYTLRFEATWETAYDKRAASNAFMICGVLYVVRSVYQDNESEAGKNTIDYIYNTRLSRGEYVDVPFPNQYQYIAAVDYNPRDNQLYVWNNNFILRYSLEFGPPDPAQVPTTAVTITSSAELFKTTISTTSSASQRGPVSSTAAGPQDGSRGTKPPPAVSTTKIPPVTNIFPLPERFCEALDWKGIKWPQTQRGMMVERPCPKGTRGTASYLCMASTGTWNPKGPDLSNCTSHWVNQLAQKIRSGENAASLANELAKHTKGHVFAGDVSSSVRLMEQLVDILDAQLQELKPSEKDSAGRSYNKLQKREKTCRAYLKAIVDTVDNLLRAEALESWKHMNSSEQAHTATMLLDTLEEGAFVLADNLLEPTRVSMPTENIVLEVAVLSTEGQVQDFKFPLGLKGLGSSIQLSANTVKQNSRNGLAKLVFIIYRSLGQFLSTENATIKLGADLMGRNSTIAVNSPVISVSINKESSRVYLTDPVLFTLPHIDPDNYFNANCSFWNYSERTMMGYWSTQGCKLVDTNKTRTTCACSHLTNFAILMAHREIAYKDGVHHLLLTVITWVGIVVSLVCLAICIFTFCFFRGLQSDRNTIHKNLCINLFIAEFIFLIGIDKTKYTIACPVFAGLLHFFFLAAFSWMCLEGVQLYLMLVEVFESEYSRKKYYYVAGYLFPATVVGVSAAIDYKSYGTVQACWLHVDNYFIWSFIGPVTFIILLNIIFLVITLCKMVKHSNTLKPDSSRLENIKSWVLGAFALLCLLGLTWSFGLLFVNEETVVMAYLFTAFNAFQGLFIFIFHCALQKKVRKEYGKCFRHWYCCGGLPTESPHSSVKASTTRTSARYSSGTQSRIRRMWNDTVRKQSESSFISGMTGNYLLTNPLLRPHGTNNPYNTLLAETVVCNAPSAPAFNSPGHSLNNARDTSAMDTLPLNGNFNNSYSLRKADYHDGVQVVDCGLSLNDTAFEKMIISELVHNNLRGGNKTHNLELKLPVKPVIGGSSSEDDAIVADASSLMHGDNPGLEFRHKELEAPLIPQRTHSLLYQPQKKVKPEATDSYVSQLTAEADDHLQSPNRDSLYTSMPNLRDSPYPESSPDMAEDLSPSRRSENEDIYYKSMPNLGAGRHLHMCYQISRGNSDGYIIPINKEGCIPEGDVREGQMQLVTSL, from the exons TGGAGCAAAAAG TCTTTGTGTGTCCTGGAACCTTGAAAGCAATTGTGGACTCACCATGTATATATGAAGCTGAGCAGAAGTCAGGGGCTTGGTGCAAGGACCCCCTTCAGGCTGcagataaaatttattttatgcccTGGACTCCCTACCGCACCGATACGTTAATAGAATATGCCTCTTTAGAAGATTTTCAAAACAGCCGCCAGACAACAACATACAAACTTCCAAACCGAGTAGACGGTACTGGATTTGTGGTGTATGATGGAGCCGTCTTCTTTAACAAGGAAAGAACCAGAAACATTGTTAAGTTTGACTTGAGGACTAGAATCAAGAGCGGCGAGGCTATCATCAACTATGCCAACTACCACGATACGTCACCCTACAGATGGGGTGGGAAGACAGACATTGACCTCGCAGTGGATGAGAACGGCTTATGGGTCATTTATGCCACGGAGCAGAACAATGGAATGATCGTGATCAGCCAGCTCAACCCTTACACTCTTCGATTCGAGGCAACCTGGGAGACAGCGTATGACAAGCGTGCGGCGTCCAATGCTTTCATGATATGTGGGGTTCTCTATGTGGTCAGGTCAGTGTACCAAGACAATGAAAGCGAAGCAGGCAAGAACACCATTGACTACATCTACAACACGCGACTAAGCCGGGGCGAGTACGTGGACGTTCCTTTTCCCAACCAGTACCAGTATATTGCTGCAGTGGATTATAATCCAAGAGACAACCAACTCTACGTATGGAACAATAACTTCATTTTACGGTATTCCCTGGAGTTTGGTCCTCCTGACCCTGCCCAAG TGCCTACCACAGCTGTGACAATAACTTCTTCAGCTGAGCTGTTCAAAACCACAATATCCACCACGAGCAGTGCCTCCCAGCGAGGCCCCGTGAGCAGCACTGCAGCTGGTCCTCAGGACGGAAGCAGAGGGACAAAGCCACCTCCAGCCGTCTCTACAACCAAAATTCCTCCTGTAACAAATATTTTTCCCCTGCCAGAGAGATTCTGCGAAGCGTTAGACTGGAAGGGGATAAAGTGGCCTCAGACACAAAGGGGGATGATGGTTGAGCGACCCTGTCCCAAGGGAACAAGAG GGACGGCCTCGTATCTGTGCATGGCTTCCACGGGAACATGGAACCCGAAGGGCCCTGATCTTAGCAACTGCACGTCTCACTGGGTGAACCAGCTGGCCCAGAAG ATCAGAAGTGGAGAGAATGCTGCGAGCCTGGCCAATGAACTAGCTAAGCACACCAAGGGGCATGTGTTTGCAGGGGACGTGAGCTCCTCTGTGAGGCTGATGGAACAGTTGGTGGACATCCTGGATGCTCAGCTGCAGGAGCTGAAGCCGAGTGAGAAGGATTCGGCTGGGAGGAGCTATAACAAG CTCCAAAAACGAGAGAAGACATGCAGGGCTTACCTTAAG GCAATTGTGGACACGGTAGACAACCTTCTGAGAGCTGAGGCTTTGGAATCCTGGAAACACATGAATTCTTCAGAGCAGGCGCACACAGCCACAATGTTGTTGGATACCTTGGAAGAAGGAGCATTCGTCCTAGCAGACAACCTTTTGGAACCAACCAGGGTCTCCATGCCAACAGAAAATATTG TTTTAGAAGTTGCTGTCCTCAGCACGGAAGGGCAGGTCCAAGACTTTAAATTCCCTCTGGGCTTAAAGGGGTTGGGCAGCTCCATCCAGCTCTCTGCCAACACGGTCAAACAGAACAGCAGGAATG ggcTGGCCAAGCTGGTATTCATCATTTACCGGAGCCTGGGAcaattcctaagcactgagaACGCAACCATAAAGCTGGGTGCAGACCTCATGGGTCGGAACAGCACCATTGCGGTGAACTCTCCCGTCATCTCCGTCTCCATCAATAAGGAGTCCAGCCGCGTGTACCTGACAGATCCCGTGCTTTTCACACTGCCACACATTGAT CCTGACAATTATTTCAATGCAAACTGCTCCTTCTGGAACTACTCAGAGAGAACCATGATGGGATATTGGTCTACCCAGGGCTGCAAGCTGGTTGACACTAATAAAACTCGCACAACGTGCGCTTGCAGCCACCTAACCAATTTTGCTATTCTCATGGCCCACAGGGAAATTGCG TATAAAGATGGAGTGCACCACCTGTTGCTGACAGTCATCACCTGGGTGGGCATCGTTGTCTCCCTCGTCTGCCTGGCTATCTGCATCTTCACCTTCTGTTTCTTCCGAGGGCTACAAAGTGACCGCAATACTATCCACAAGAACCTTTGTATCAACCTTTTCATTgctgaatttatttttctcatcggCATCGATAAGACAAAATACACG ATTGCATGCCCCGTGTTCGCAGGGCTTCTTCACTTTTTCTTCCTGGCTGCTTTTTCCTGGATGTGCCTGGAAGGTGTGCAGCTCTACCTAATGTTGGTTGAGGTTTTCGAGAGCGAatattcaaggaagaaatattacTATGTCGCTGGGTACCTGTTCCCGGCCACAGTGGTCGGCGTCTCAGCAGCCATTGACTACAAGAGTTACGGGACAGTCCAGGC TTGCTGGCTTCACGTTGATAACTATTTCATATGGAGTTTCATCGGGCCTGTTACTTTCATTATTCTG CTAAATATTATTTTCCTGGTGATCACGCTGTGCAAAATGGTGAAACATTCAAACACTCTGAAACCAGATTCTAGCAGGTTGGAAAACATTAA GTCTTGGGTACTTGGCGCGTTCGCCCTGCTGTGTCTCCTGGGCCTCACCTGGTCCTTTGGGTTGCTTTTTGTTAACGAGGAGACTGTTGTCATGGCGTATCTCTTCACCGCCTTTAATGCTTTCCAGGGACTCTTCATTTTCATCTTCCACTGTGCTCTTCAAAAGAAA GTACGAAAAGAGTATGGCAAGTGCTTCAGACACTGGTACTGCTGTGGCGGCCTCCCGACCGAGAGCCCGCACAGCTCTGTGAAGGCATCCACCACCCGCACCAGTGCTCGGTACTCCTCTGGCACACAG AGCCGTATAAGAAGGATGTGGAATGACACCGTGAGGAAGCAGTCTGAATCGTCTTTTATCTCAG GGATGACTGGCAATTACCTACTAACAAACCCTCTTCTCCGGCCCCACGGCACTAACAACCCCTATAACACCCTGCTCGCTGAAACAGTTGTATGCAatgccccttcagctcctgcgtTTAACTCGCCAG GACATTCACTGAACAATGCCCGGGACACAAGTGCCATGGATACTCTACCGCTAAATGGTAACTTCAACAACAGCTATTCCCTGCGCAAGGCGGACTACCACGACGGCGTGCAGGTCGTGGACTGTGGACTAAGTCTGAACGACACCGCGTTTGAGAAAATGATCATTTCAGAGTTAGTGCACAACAACCTCCGGGGCGGCAACAAAACCCACAACTTGGAGCTCAAGCTCCCGGTTAAACCGGTGATTGGCGGCAGCAGCAGTGAAGATGACGCGATTGTGGCTGACGCCTCATCTTTGATGCATGGTGACAACCCAGGGCTGGAGTTCCGCCACAAAGAGCTGGAGGCGCCGCTCATCCCCCAGCGGACTCACTCGCTTCTGTACCAACCCCAGAAAAAAGTGAAGCCGGAGGCAACAGACAGCTACGTCTCCCAGCTGACGGCCGAGGCCGACGACCACCTCCAGTCCCCCAACAGAGACTCTCTGTACACGAGCATGCCCAACCTAAGAGACTCTCCCTACCCGGAGAGCAGCCCAGACATGGCAGAGGACCTGTCTCCCTCCAGGAGGAGTGAGAACGAGGACATTTACTATAAAAGTATGCCCAACCTTGGAGCTGGCCGCCATCTCCACATGTGCTACCAGATCAGCAGGGGCAATAGCGATGGTTACATCATCCCCATTAACAAAGAAGGGTGCATCCCTGAGGGGGACGTCCGGGAAGGACAGATGCAGCTGGTGACAAGTCTTTAA